CACTTGGATGCTGATGTTCTTTTGCCTCCTCGGAAGCGTCTTCTTGCTGGATTGAAAAAACAGAGTTCAGACGGTGATGCTGCTGCATCCCCACCTATGGTTGTTGCTTCTTGTGTTACAACAGTTTCTGAGGTTGCTTCCTCTTCCTATTCCAGTGAGTTTGAAGCCAGGCTTAAGAATTTGTTGGGTTCTCATTCTGATAACCCTAACCTTACCCCTGAGGAGGTTGTGGAGGCTTCAAAAGCTGCAGCAGTGGCTGCATCTAAAGCTGCAAAGGCTGCAAGAGCTGCGGCCAAGGAGAAGGCCGAGACTGCAGCAAAGGCAGTTGCAGCTGCCAAGAGGGCTTTGGATTTAGTTTCCTCCTTCTCTGAAGAGGCAGTGAGCAGCAAGGAGAGGAACCTAAAGAAGAACAAGCTCAAGAAGCACCTCCCAGTTCATCTCTTGTACAAAAAATACCAGCCCATTGAAAATTGTGGGACTGATGAAGAATTGGCCAGGAAGTTACATCGCGCCATGAACAGTTCTCCTAGGATCTCAAAGAATTCTCCCAATTCAGACTCAAAAGGGAGTAAACACAAGAAGCCCAAGAACTCTTCGAGTTTTGAAATGACTGAGGTTTCTGATGCCCGCATGGCACTTGGGCAGGATTGCTTATCTTTGAACAATGGGCATGCAGTGATGAGTAAGGTTGATTCTGAAGGCTCCATTCAAGAAGTGTGCTCAAACAAGGAAGATAAGAAGAGTCAAATGGAGATAACAGATAATGGGGAAGCAGAGTCAAGCCAGTCAAAGGAGAAAAACACAGAAGATTTGTCTTCTGTAGGTAGGAAGAGAGGGAGGGTGAAGCTAAAGAAGTTGCCCTTAAGCATTTGCACCTCCAAAGATAGGGCACAGCCAAAGGAAGGTGTGAGAGCTAGAAGTGCTCCATTGACTGAGATGAACACTGGTGGCAATCATCATCCTGTTGGTAACATCCCTTTGTTTCCAATGGAACCATCGACTGAAAGAGTGATTCCAATTGAGGCTACAACAACATGCAAATGCCAGGAGTTCAAGGCACCGGCTTGTATCAAACAGAATAAAGCTGTGCAATCATAATATTCAGATTCAGATTTAAATTGAGATGACTGGGGGCTAGAGAACTACCATTACAGAAGTTGATAGCTGAGGTAGAaatcatcaagttttttttttttttacatatatggtCTTCTTTTTTTGCTATCATCTTTGGTTCTGTAATGAATTTGAACTGACTAAATGtaaatttagatttttagtTGCTTGCATTACTTCTTTCGGTTCAAAAGTTGTGCTTCAGGTTAATTGATGGCCAAGCTTGAGTTTAGATAGGAAGATGCCATGAATTGAACAGCTTTTCCATTTGTGCTGCTTATAAGCTTTTTATTCCATCTCGCATTTGTATTGAGAATAAAATGAGAAAACTTGTTAGTCTTCTATTCATGCTTTTACCTTATTGTTGATTTTTCCTTATGCTCAAATGTCAGCTGCTGGTGTTTTTCATTTGTTgagttattaatatatttatatatttatccctgtacattttaaaaagttcatttttttaaaatatttttgatttatttgtcaATTTATAAGTTTAAGATGATATAGCATTTgctattttattaactttaCTTTTAtcgttatttttaaattattttactcatttataaaggaaattaaagagaaaaaaaatgaaaataatagaaaaataaataatttttaaaaacattgattatatttcttaattctcacacaataattaataatttatgaaacGGATTCATTGATCAGAGATTTAGAAGTTGCTCAAAATATTCTAGTTGATAAATAAAGTGTTCTATGATTATCCAATGAAAAGAAACGTAACTACTTTCCGGCATTAAATAGGTGAGTTATGAAACCTTTATTGTGACAACTTTTGGAGAGATTTGTTCAGTAGTAGTACATTTTTTTACGCGGTCAGTCACTTGTAGTAAGTGTTACTCACTTGATTGTAGTActagtatttaataaaattttaaatatatttgggGCGAATACAAAGCAGCACCCTTAGaacataaattaattgaaatgagaattttttattaaaatgtgtaaaaactcatatttttttatgttctcaCATGAACTTTacactaaataatttttcattttaatttcttaatcaatatccTTAAAACATTCTtagaaaaactattttattaaaatcaaccAACAACTGATATTGACTATTGCATGAGGGTATCGCAATACAACCTCCATTCTTCTGACAGCTATTAATAGAGTAGTTAGTGGCATTGATGAtaaagccttggtattttgaTTACTTGATTCGAAGGGATGTTTATATTATATGCTTGTCTAAAAGTAAAGAATGGGTTCATTTTCACTGTTTTGCTTTTAGCacagtagtatttttttttttttctggtacCAATCTTTTGCTTTTTGAGATGACTATTCCCTGGAGATGCTGAAATTAGTATCGCTAATATAAACTAGGCCTAACATTTGGAtttgcccttttttttttcaaaaaatgacttgatgtttttttttagatagACTTGAAATTGAGGATATAAAACTTTGATTTTAGTATTTAAGGCTGAGATCGACggaaaatgattttctttggaacatgagagaaaattactttattttccATACTTTCGTATATTTTTAACCTCGTTTTATAAGAAGTATTTGAAAAATTCAGATATAGCTTCATGGCGTTTTTGTCACATGAATGAATAGATAAATGcattcatttattataaaatgctGACACAATAAAGATGTGGCTTGACACTTCTTTGCAGAGCATTAAATCCATGTATACTAATAAGCTTACAAGCAAGTATttaatattactattaaatGCAAAGAATTTAtgataacatatttatttacattgttgtaaaaatatcaaaagaaatacttaatgataaaatatatataaggtaaaaatattaattaaaaataataatgtatgagaaaattgaaattatttttttaataaaatatgtattccatgtgtttgatttatttcaaaataataaataactataGAATATTTctagtataaaatataaataacttcCCCTTATTTATTGACCATAAATTATTACAAACACATAgaagagaataattttttttttataattttcattaaacaaaaattatacgACTAGTTAATACTAGTAGTTATGATTTGTGAACGTGGGAAAGCCCTAAACACATAAAGACTAGAAAGTAGAAACTGTTTGTCACTTTCCTGCAGGCACTGCACAGGTAAAGAAAGAACTAGCTAGATTCATGTCAAAAGTAAAATGGCAATGAGTAAGAGTAACAAGTTGGTTGCAGTGACTTGAGTAAATAAAACAAGTGTCTAACCATTGCTGAAATTTACTGACGTGGAAAGAGGTGCTGCGTTTCTTACTACTTCTTCCGTCGAGTCACTGAATCTTTGGATAAGCACATACACCAACCCCAACCATAGACAGTGATATCAGAATTATCCTCCAACAATCAATATAtacgtatttttttattttataaaaagcttgaaaaattaacattttccttttcctttataTATCATAATGAAGCTTATGATTGAAGTAGTAGTATTTTTACCGTTTGAATGATATTGTTAAAACAACATACATAAAACCTCTATTGTTTTATAAGTTATTAGTATTCGAAGGTTATGAATTGAGTTTTCATGATAGTTGTTAAAAACTTGAAGCTGAGCTTTCGAAATGGTTAGACATGTTCTTATTTTCTGTAATGAGGTCCATGGTAACGGGTAAGTACCAAGCAGAGGTGTAAAcgctacaaaaaaaaaatcataaagagTACACAATTTTCAAACGTTAGGACTATTTCCATATAGttattgttaaataaaatttaaaatattttattcagatATTGTGATTTTACACTAATActatgatatattatattaatcaacattagatatgcatgtattgTGTTAATCATTTACTGGAGACTCAAAACATGTAtaatgatgaaataaaattacatcatttttgttaaatataagaattaaaaatgaataacatTGTTATAGGAACTCAAACAAAAAACCTTGAGCTTATCATGAACtaaaaatttatctttcaaacatttttttttatgattgactAAATTTATTGGGAAATCCAAAATCCTATCCAAACACATTGAATCATTGtgcaacttaattattttaaatctatACTACTTAAATAGTTTATTAATCACTCCAATGCTTAATGGAAGTATTTTATATCTttgtaaagaaatataaaaatatttaataatactaaaataaatagctattattatgatataatataattttattacttaCCTAGCcactttaatttaattgtttatgtTATGTTCAGataactttaattttctttattaactCAAAAGTTTATTGACTATTTGtttgataagtttttttaaatagtttttaatattctttcaaacattatttgaagtaatattttttaaaatgctagtttctatttttctatattttattctctttttattcataaaatatttattcaatttttttattatcctttttaaatatatcatttatatcattttatattttttagttactttaataattatttttatcaaacacttataatttaataaattaacttacAAACTTTCTACTTAACTTTTCAGTTAGTCTTATCAAACATATCTTAATCTCTTTTTAACTCTCTTTCATCTATATCAAACAATCCCACTTTTCAATCTCTTTCATCTCTTTTCACCCCTCACAGTTGGATTCCTTTTCATCCATCTCTCCCAAACATAATCTCTCTCAAAACAgctagaatgaaaaaaattggaaaatggCCGTTGGATTTTCTTGGGCCCATTCCATCACTGTTCTTAGGCTCCTAGCTGTGCTAGCATCATTTCAATCCAGCTCCATTTAAGCTTTAAAGCTTAAaccgacaaaaaaaaaaacagaaagagtAAAAAAGGGTTGAATGTAGCTTTTATCCAAACGAAAGACAGTTACGTTGAATGTAgcttttatccaaacacacccTAGTAACCATCTTCAAAAGTGTTGAGTCTTGCTTAACACTGACACATATAACATGGTTGTTGACAAGAtgctaaaactaaaaaattaaaaggatagAAAGTCCTCACATTAGAATCAACAAATTCATTTCTCCTATCCTGTGTTTTATACTATGAGTCCTGACTTCAATGGTGAAAAAGGGAAACACAAGAATGAACGTCATGCCAtgacttacaagttacaacatgTGAACAATATACACGCAAATTCTGCTGTCAGATATCTCTGAAGGAACAAAATTCTTTACTGATTTACATCTTTGTAGTTAATAATCCAATAGAAAGAATCTTATTAAAGTTtaacataaaaaggaaaaaaaaatcacaatcaaTAGTGGTTCATGTGGAAGGAGGGGCGTAAAGATGTGACTTAGATTTTGACTCTGTCAAAACACAGTTCACCCCTTCACTTTCCCACCCTGATTTTAAGTTTGCTCATCACAACATCTACCTTTTCCACAGCAGATTCATTTCTCATTTCATTTGGAGGAGATTCCATGCAGTTCAGCCATGGGTGTTGCAGGCACTGTCGCGCGGTTGGTCGCTTCTCTGGCGCAAAATCAAAGAGTGGTAGAAGAAATTCTGAAAACTCTTGAGCATCATTCactgaaaatttatatttatcagTCAACAATTTGTCAAGTGGACAAAATTTTAGCCTTCGAATCCTTTTTAGATCCCCATGCCTGTCAAAGAAATCCTTGGATTGAGCTCCAGCAGTAGCGATCTGCAACCGACAAGAATTAGATATGTCTAGAATAGGAATAGATCTTCAAGAAATAATATAAGCATACAGTGGGAGTGTACTCTCACCTTCCGCGGCATCTTTCCAAGGAGTTCCATCATTAGGGCAAGGTGATCCTGAAAAATCAACACAATGCAGAGTTTATTATTCTGGTATAAAACAATCTGAAGGGTAGAAACTTGTGTTCAACAACTTTAGACAATCACAAGTCTACTACATTAATGATCATTAGTGATATTTTTTGGAATAAATCAAAGCGTAGTTCTGACTCCAGCAATTGcagttaaaattttatgttaataGCATGGAACTCATGATGCAAACAACTAATCTAGACCCTTTTCTTTTCAACAAGATCACCCAAGAATAAAAAAGCTTTAATGGTGGAAACCACAATTTGATAGTTTTCTTACTTTGGCTATTTCAAGAGTTATTAATCACAGATCACTCCGGTGAAACTTTGAATTTCATCCTTTGATTATACAAACTCGTTTTcagaaatataaacacaaccAGAAATGGTTCAGAAccagaaaacatatttttagttcCACTCACAACAGGGCTGCAGCCTGTAAAAGGATCATAAGTAGATAGAAACAATGAAGACTTTTAGATAAATTGTCACATTAGATCGTTTCCAATAAAACATATGATCtggcaaaagaagaaaataaaaaaaatataatccagGCACTTGAGACCGTATTATACAGTTACTATCAAAACTATTTTATCACGACAAATGCAAAAAATGCTCAAGTGGTGTAGAAAATTTGTCAACCTGACATCTGATGTACTGGTTTAACAAGGTGATTCACTGAATTTTGTTCTTCTTATATATCTTGTTATCTTTAACATATCCCACAATAAAAGCAATATAAGTGTATTTATATGTATTAATGACAAAAGATAGCATGATTCTACCATTTTTTCATATCGTTTCAGAAATCAGATAGTCATGCCACACTAAACAGATCACGTGCTTTGCACCAAATTGAAGCCAAAGGAACCACCATAAAAAAGAGTTATGTTCCAACCAAATGCGCCAGCATAAGTTGCATGTTGCCAAAACTAATAATCAAGAATTAGTTATAGCACCTATTCCACACCCAAACCTCCTCTCGAAAACTTATTCATCAAATTATCGAAtgaagtataaatatttttatctttcaataatGGCAAAGAAATCTAAGCTAGACAGTCTGTGCTAGAACATTTATCATAAATACAAGCATAAGATGAagaaagcaattaaaccattaTAGTTTATTAGTGAAATTATCATACCTCATCCTCACTAAAACCTTGTCCGCCCTTGGGTGTAAACAACATATCTCCAGTGGCAAGTTCAAAAGCAATGCAAGCTAAAGACCACATGTCAACGGAGAAGGAATAGCCAGCCTTTAGTATAACTTCAGGTGCTCTATACTGCCTTGTCTGTATTTCTTCTGCAAACTGCTTATCAGCCCAACAAGCATTTCCAAAATCTACTATCTTGCATCTCACATCAATCCCATCGATATTTCTACCAGTCTTTGCAACATCTCCTGTTCCTCCCATTGATGCTCTTCTTCCAGATATCTTAGCAATTGCTGTCCTTGCTCTCCTTTTCAACCTTTTCTCAATAAGACTTGTAACTCCACCATTCGTGTTTCCCTCAAGCCGCTCTAGAATTGGGGAGAGTCCAGATCTTGAAGGGTCTTTGGCAGGATCAATGGTTGAACATAGAAGAATGTTTTCAGGTTTTAGATCAGTGTGGATCATACCAAGATCAGTATGTAAGTAATCCAAACCAATCAACACACACTTGCAAATCTCTCTAACTTTATTCAATGGAAGACCTTTATAACGGTTATATCTGATCAGGCGAAGCAAGCTATCGCCAAGAAACTCAAGAACCATGCAAAGATGCTGTCCATTTGGACCAGTGTGCTTAAAGTGGTCAATCAATTGAATAACAAATTTGGAATTTGACGGATCACGGTCAGCAATGGATGAAAGAAGATTGATCTCATGAAGGGCAGCCTGAGCAAACTGGGCCGAACTTTTCTGGATCTTGAGAGCAACATATGACTGAAAACGACAATCTTAAAATTAGATaagatatgaagaaaaaaaatacactggtgcacaaaaataataacaagaaaTTATCATTGGATGGGGCAAAAGGTAAACTCTGAGAAAACATGCACACCCATACATACATGCTTCACCTTCATAGAAGGTTTTTGaattaaacataaatacatGAACAAAGGATGAACTTGGGCATGGTTCTTGTAATCAATGCCAGGAAGACTATCGTTTCTATGTGGAACCACCCCACATGTATCAATGGAGAGTGTCATTGTGCATATGCTGTAAAacttaatcataatttattctttcttttggtTTGCCCCCTTTTTGCTTTCTAAATTCAAGCTATAGCAAGATCCTACAAGTTAAGTGACTTACGGTAGCACAAGCCTTGGATCCATAAAGATGGCAGTTATACACATAAAAGACTCGTCAGTTTTAAcactcaccgaatcaaaatctAACTTCAAAACGACAATCAGTTATTACCATTCCATATACACGTTCAACTAAGTTAAAtacatatctattttttttagaagaaatacATATCTATTAAACACAGAAAACAATTTAATATCACGGTTACCAAGGTGCTTAATCCACAAAAAGCACCAAACAGAATCAACGGCTCAAACAAGTGCAGCAGGGGCACATTTATTGCACCTTTGCATACAGACAAATCTATCAGCCATGTAAAACCATTCGCCATTTTCCGCTACTCCAGCATGCATAGATTTCATTTTGTGACACATGTTGAGCAAAATAAGGAATCATAGATTCATAGAGCCATAGTGGCAATCAATATCAAGAAGCCAAATAATCTCAAAACAGAAAACGACATCATAAATATGTCAGGAGGAAGTAAACAAAAACCGAAGATCTCGGAACCTCCGCAACATAAGCAAATTCCAACCAACAAAACACGCACAACAAGTAACACACACCGAAATCTTCAAACCCAGAATCCAAAACAAAAATGGGTGGTCTCAAAACGACACCTTTTGaagaaaacaatttaaaaaaaaaaaagacaaaacaaaaagaaaaaaagagaagggtATGAAACATACCTCAGTTTTAGTATCGTAAGCGAGCCACACGGTGGAAAACTGACCCCAACCCAACTTTCTCTGCGCTATGTACCTGCCGGCGGCGAACTGATCGGCGACTCTGACGGCGTGGTAGCCTCCTTTCCGGTAAGAGTCGAATCCCTCATCGTCTTCCTCCGACCCAGATGACGACGAACACGACATCACCTTCTGATCTATTCAGattcagcaaaaaaataaaaaataaaatctgattTTGGTTTCAAAGTTTGCCCCTTTtgataatatttgttttgttttgttatcaCTCAGAAATTGCTTGGACGCGAAGTCTTTGTTTTGGAAGATGGAGTGTTATTGTATTTGCGGTGTGTGTGGCCTTTGCGAGATGCAAGCAATTCCACTTTTTTCTCAGTGTTTTCTTTCTTCAAGTGATCATATTCATGTGTTAGCTGTGAAATGTGGGTCTTGTATTTTTCGCACTCTCCGTCTAAATTTTCATAGCCCACCCTCTTTTATTACGCTTATGCCCTTCGTTTTCCGCGGTTGGTTTACCTCTGACACTGACTATTTTCGGGATTCAATAAAATTGCAACTGTTTCCAAGTGAGGTGGAGTAATCATCCTTTTCCAACAGGTTTGTGGGTTCCTGTCATTTCCAACATCATGcacctcttttttcttttttcttttttcttttttttttatgtgtggcttttttgtttttttagcgtTCACAGGTAGTAATTAGCTAGATAATTATCGATAATTTGAAGAGTTAAAACTAGGaagttttagttaatttatttggtttgaaatcttgtggatttgatTTGACTGATTGGTCTAGTGTGCCATCAATAATGTTGAACTAAAATTTCACGTATTTAATCACTTGATTTTTTAGTGGTAGTAATTAGGAAGTATCTCGTGCGTATTATTCTTTTCATAATTGAATGCCTGgttgatcattttcaaggtcagTCTCTTTCTAACCACTCACTTGATGAATACAAACATCTTTCGAActacttaatttatttaatgtctAACTACAACTAATATATAACCGATAAACTACCATTACTCTGTAATTTATAAAGTACAtcatcaaaaaggaaaaaaatatcagGTGGATCCCATTAACAGTAGTTTCTCCCTCTGGCACATGGCATGACAGtcacaaaaaaatgatttataagtgtttcattaatttatccattttaatcGTTGTTGTATTTGTTACTGGAATTATTAATGAATATGTTATATGGTAagcttttaaattttactatCAATCATTCCTTTTCctttaaaagatttttaataCACCGTATGAAGCTAACAATTAATAAGACTGTAAAAAGTAGTGGAGTAAATTGGAATAGGGATTCTATTCTAATTGCATAGATTTgtataattagaaataaaatcacGTGgaaagtgatttttaattttggaaataGAATGGACGCCAGAAGTTGGAAAATGGTATGAAAGCCTACGTAATAATATTATGATCAACgaaaattttactaaaaatttCAATCAGATTTTATGACGGATCatgttgtaaaaaatatatattatgatgaGGGAAGagaaacataatattttataaattatcaaaggacaacttgtataaaaaatatattttataatgatGACGGATCCTAcgtaatttagttaataatatactatgaaggaaaaaattaataagaaatccTATTCCTCAAAAATATCATTCAAACTcatttcttttacaaataaaattgcATGACTTGtgaaatgaaattcaaaataggTGGATGGATGAAAACACATAAGACTTTTCTAgtctaaaaattaacttatatttataaaataagatataatGTTGATGTAATAGTTAAaggatgatgaaagaagaaaacacCAAAGAGATCgcgagtttaaatttttttaactaatatttttaataaaattaatatttgttgataaaagaaaatatatatatgtctgaaataaaataagtttatttccataaaaaaaagatataacatATATAAACAGTTACTATACATGTTATAttttactgattttttttacgaaagttatatttttattgatgaattAATTGTTGCATTTGTATTTCCATTAGAAAAtaggtagaaaaaaaaaactatgatcggtaaaaataataaatctatAGACCAACACCTAAATCTAGTCTTATGCAATAATTTTTCCTTCCCAGTAAGTCAACTTAAATGGGGGTatggtattaatttttttccgtCTTTTAATCCTGTTGTTAATCAGAGGAGAAAAACTTTGAGTGATTCAGAGTTTAATTGAAAGATAAGtaatttaataagaaattatttttatcaatgatCGTATTAACTATTTGATGATGAATAAATTGAGATTTCTGTGAAGGTTAGTATTCcttctaaaacatttttttgccgtttataaaatatttggatttgcttggtaaaaaagaaaaaaaaaattaaacttttttttgtttaattatttaaaaagcaattaatattatatatatatatatatatatatatatatatatatatatatatatatatatatatatatatatatatatatatatatatatatctttttacgCAATTAAGTAAgacaaaagaaaagttttaactctttcttttttcttaccaAACAacatatgaaatttattttgtttttcaatttccactcttttttttcttaatacttttattttctgaaaccAAACATACCATTAGACATTGCAATTTGCACTTTAATAACTCCATGTATAATGGTCCGCTGCCTCTAACCCACACACTTAAGTGTTATTTACTTGATTAAATTATTGAATATAAGTtctgtttaaataattttaaaaaaaaagtatttaatcgttaagaacaaaaaaaacctaaaacatCCCTTGTCTAATAACTAATGCGATGAGGACACGCGGTAGTGATGAACTATTAGTGTagttataaaaatcatattaggtcgtgagttttttttttatattgatggaaaaagaaagagacagAAAGAGACCAAGGTCTCAGATTGTGAGTTAACTACTCATATTATTTGTTGAGTGTGACATgttaaaattatcttattataaatttttgataaatgattttactacttaaaaagttgaaaaagtaaaataacaattaacgaattaatttaaattggatgtcaaacataaaaaactgttcaaatgtaattttttctttcttttttctccaacGCCTTTTGATTGCTTTGACATGAAATAGGAAAACTTGGTGGGAGCAGTAAAATGATAAACTTGGTGACTTTATACACTAAAATAGAGAGGTTACTAACTCCAAGATAGAGCTAAGCTAGGAATTTAACTTGGGTGAATTGACAACGGCTAACTAgaggttattttttaaaaaaaataatactatagtATACAtaaaccaaaattaatgaagcaatcagttaataaaaaatagagtctTGTTATGATAAAATTGAGA
The nucleotide sequence above comes from Glycine soja cultivar W05 chromosome 11, ASM419377v2, whole genome shotgun sequence. Encoded proteins:
- the LOC114374128 gene encoding uncharacterized protein LOC114374128; translation: MENVCDVNHLDADVLLPPRKRLLAGLKKQSSDGDAAASPPMVVASCVTTVSEVASSSYSSEFEARLKNLLGSHSDNPNLTPEEVVEASKAAAVAASKAAKAARAAAKEKAETAAKAVAAAKRALDLVSSFSEEAVSSKERNLKKNKLKKHLPVHLLYKKYQPIENCGTDEELARKLHRAMNSSPRISKNSPNSDSKGSKHKKPKNSSSFEMTEVSDARMALGQDCLSLNNGHAVMSKVDSEGSIQEVCSNKEDKKSQMEITDNGEAESSQSKEKNTEDLSSVGRKRGRVKLKKLPLSICTSKDRAQPKEGVRARSAPLTEMNTGGNHHPVGNIPLFPMEPSTERVIPIEATTTCKCQEFKAPACIKQNKAVQS
- the LOC114374127 gene encoding SRSF protein kinase 2-like; protein product: MSCSSSSGSEEDDEGFDSYRKGGYHAVRVADQFAAGRYIAQRKLGWGQFSTVWLAYDTKTESYVALKIQKSSAQFAQAALHEINLLSSIADRDPSNSKFVIQLIDHFKHTGPNGQHLCMVLEFLGDSLLRLIRYNRYKGLPLNKVREICKCVLIGLDYLHTDLGMIHTDLKPENILLCSTIDPAKDPSRSGLSPILERLEGNTNGGVTSLIEKRLKRRARTAIAKISGRRASMGGTGDVAKTGRNIDGIDVRCKIVDFGNACWADKQFAEEIQTRQYRAPEVILKAGYSFSVDMWSLACIAFELATGDMLFTPKGGQGFSEDEDHLALMMELLGKMPRKIATAGAQSKDFFDRHGDLKRIRRLKFCPLDKLLTDKYKFSVNDAQEFSEFLLPLFDFAPEKRPTARQCLQHPWLNCMESPPNEMRNESAVEKVDVVMSKLKIRVGK